One stretch of Malus domestica chromosome 14, GDT2T_hap1 DNA includes these proteins:
- the LOC103415011 gene encoding remorin 4.1-like, with protein sequence MNDQGAGTRQGVQDHHDDHGEDEQNIRDIHALTPPRLPPPANGGGRRREAWETSSQTSLSMASAELGTASSENFTTMSREFSALVVAGSAIGTNNSTTNDSDYNTMINQGNNNLGRIGEEDNNMHEQELESNHLAIVPDNYNHLDPITYSPRNSQANNHIGSSSSTVRTRDHQEGGGGDQMVSVDRVKKEEVETKISAWQNNKIAKLNNRFKREDAIINGWESEQVQKASLWMKKVERKLEEKRARALEKMQNDIAKAHRKAEERKASAEAKRGTKVARVLEIANLMRAVGRAPAKKSFF encoded by the exons ATGAATGATCAAGGGGCTGGCACCAGGCAAGGAGTACAAGATCATCATGATGATCATGGTGAAGATGAGCAGAACATCAGGGACATCCATGCCTTGACACCGCCTCGCCTGCCGCCTCCCGCCAATGGCGGCGGCCGCAGAAGAGAAGCTTGGGAAACCAGTAGCCAAACATCTTTGTCCATGGCCAGTGCTGAATTAGGAACAGCTTCAAGTGAGAACTTCACCACCATGAGTAGAGAGTTCAGTGCTTTAGTAGTTGCTGGGTCGGCAATCGGGACAAATAATAGCACCACAAATGATAGTGACTATAATACTATGATTAATCAAGGGAACAATAATTTGGGTAGGATCGGAGAGGAGGACAATAATATGCATGAGCAGGAGCTGGAGAGCAACCATTTGGCTATAGTCCCGGATAATTACAACCATTTGGACCCAATTACCTACTCTCCAAGGAATAGTCAGGCTAATAACCATATTGGGTCTTCATCAAGCACGGTTAGGACTCGGGATCACCAAGAAGGCGGCGGCGGCGATCAGATGGTTTCGGTGGATcgggtgaagaaggaagaggttgAAACAAAGATATCGGCTTGGCAAAACAACAAGATTGCCAAGCTTAATAACAGGTTTAAGAGGGAGGATGCTATTATTAATGGGTGGGAAAGTGAGCAGGTTCAGAAAGCTTCTTTAtggatgaagaaagttgag AGGAAGTTGGAGGAGAAAAGAGCAAGAGCCCTAGAGAAGATGCAAAACGACATAGCCAAAGCACATAGGAAAGCAGAGGAGAGGAAGGCATCGGCAGAGGCTAAAAGGGGAACGAAGGTGGCTAGGGTTCTTGAAATTGCCAATCTAATGAGAGCTGTCGGAAGAGCACCTGCCAAAAAGTCCTTCTTTTAG
- the LOC103415010 gene encoding pentatricopeptide repeat-containing protein At2g13600-like isoform X2, with protein MPLRNTITWTSLIKGYSDIGDFESVFYIAHDMFHSNEKFNEHTCSVILEACSSLEDRRSLEQVHGSAVKSGLQKNVFAATSLVSMYSRSGFLGGAQKVFNDMDYNDVQCLNYMILEYGKAGYGEKAIGVFIDVLSSGLEPFDYTFTNLISACDGDVGADECLQLHGLAVKYSIMGETSVGNAVITMYGKHRMVEEAGAMFYLLECRNLELGCQIHAFCIKLDFVSWINVGTALIDMYARCGSLQSARQVFDCLSGKNTASFNAVLVGFMEPHKDVEEDSMVLFSQLRSSGINPDFITYSQFLSVAAEEACLERGKSLHACIIKAGFEAKSTVANAVITMYAKCGSIEEAYQMFNDMNSCDSVSWNPIISAHALHGEGNKVLSLFKSMKEVGFAPDEITLLATLQACSYAGLWETGLRLFNEMEPKYGTKSGIEHFVCTVDLLGRSGNFSEAIDFINKSPFPDSPLLWRTLVNVNLNYGMLASKRLLDLQPEEAGSYILVSNMYARGGVFDEAAKVRTLMNDLKMNKEAGCSWIEVGNRFHYFVASDMDHPKSTEIYAELDLLKVLIKKNCDDRCDLHLI; from the exons ATGCCTCTTAGAAACACAATCACTTGGACTTCTCTCATAAAGGGATACTCTGACATTGGTGACTTTGAATCTGTCTTCTACATTGCACATGATATGTTTCACAGCAACGAGAAGTTTAACGAGCATACATGCTCGGTGATTTTGGAGGCATGTAGTTCACTTGAAGACCGGAGAAGTTTGGAACAGGTTCATGGTTCTGCTGTAAAAAGTGGGCTTCAGAAGAATGTTTTTGCGGCCACTTCTTTGGTTTCTATGTACTCTAGAAGTGGCTTCTTGGGTGGCGCACAGAAAGTGTTCAATGACATGGATTACAATGATGTTCAGTGTTTAAATTATATGATCTTGGAATATGGGAAGGCAGGCTATGGAGAGAAAGCAATTGGGGTCTTTATAGATGTTCTGAGTTCTGGCTTGGAGCCATTTGATTATACCTTTACAAATTTGATTAGCGCTTGCGATGGAGATGTGGGTGCGGATGAATGCTTGCAATTACATGGACTTGCTGTCAAATATAGTATTATGGGTGAAACTTCTGTTGGAAATGCAGTAATAACCATGTATGGAAAGCACCGGATGGTTGAAGAAGCTGGGGCAATGTTTTATTTATTGG AGTGCAGAAATCTGGAATTGGGATGTCAGATCCATGCATTTTGCATAAAGCTTGATTTTGTCTCTTGGATCAATGTTGGCACTGCATTGATTGACATGTACGCTAGATGTGGGAGCCTTCAATCTGCAAGACAGGTTTTTGATTGCCTTTCAGGTAAAAACACCGCTTCATTTAATGCAGTACTTGTTGGATTTATGGAACCACATAAAGATGTTGAAGAGGATTCCATGGTCTTATTTAGTCAGTTAAGATCTTCTGGTATAAATCCAGATTTTATAACGTATTCACAGTTCCTTAGTGTAGCAGCTGAAGAAGCTTGCTTAGAAAGGGGGAAGagtctccatgcttgcattaTTAAAGCTGGATTTGAAGCCAAATCCACTGTAGCTAATGCTGTAATTACCATGTATGCCAAATGTGGTAGCATTGAAGAAGCTTATCAAATGTTCAATGATATGAATAGTTGTGATTCCGTATCCTGGAACCCCATAATTTCGGCGCATGCCCTTCATGGAGAAGGCAACAAAGTACTTTCACTTTTTAAATCCATGAAGGAAGTAGGATTTGCCCCAGATGAGATCACGTTATTGGCTACTCTTCAAGCTTGCAGTTACGCTGGACTATGGGAAACTGGGTTACGCTTATTCAACGAAATGGAGCCAAAGTATGGAACTAAGTCAGGAATTGAGCACTTTGTATGCACGGTGGATCTTCTGGGTCGGTCTGGGAATTTTTCAGAAGCCATCGATTTCATCAACAAAAGTCCATTTCCAGATTCACCTTTGCTTTGGAGAACTTTAGTCAATGTGAATTTGAATTATGGCATGTTAGCCTCAAAACGTTTGCTTGACTTGCAACCTGAAGAGGCTGGGTCTTACATACTTGTTTCAAATATGTATGCTCgaggaggagtgtttgatgaggCTGCAAAGGTTCGAACCCTTATGAATGACTTGAAAATGAATAAAGAAGCAGGATGCAGTTGGATTGAAGTTGGTAAtagatttcattattttgttgCAAGTGATATGGACCATCCAAAAAGTACTGAAATTTATGCAGAACTCGATCTATTAaaggttttaataaaaaaaaactgtgatGATAGATGTGATCTCCATCTGATTTGA
- the LOC103415010 gene encoding pentatricopeptide repeat-containing protein At2g33680-like isoform X1 has product MPLRNTITWTSLIKGYSDIGDFESVFYIAHDMFHSNEKFNEHTCSVILEACSSLEDRRSLEQVHGSAVKSGLQKNVFAATSLVSMYSRSGFLGGAQKVFNDMDYNDVQCLNYMILEYGKAGYGEKAIGVFIDVLSSGLEPFDYTFTNLISACDGDVGADECLQLHGLAVKYSIMGETSVGNAVITMYGKHRMVEEAGAMFYLLGERNLISWTPLLSMYVKNGRDDMALDAFLKILDRGICVDSNCLCTVLDACSECRNLELGCQIHAFCIKLDFVSWINVGTALIDMYARCGSLQSARQVFDCLSGKNTASFNAVLVGFMEPHKDVEEDSMVLFSQLRSSGINPDFITYSQFLSVAAEEACLERGKSLHACIIKAGFEAKSTVANAVITMYAKCGSIEEAYQMFNDMNSCDSVSWNPIISAHALHGEGNKVLSLFKSMKEVGFAPDEITLLATLQACSYAGLWETGLRLFNEMEPKYGTKSGIEHFVCTVDLLGRSGNFSEAIDFINKSPFPDSPLLWRTLVNVNLNYGMLASKRLLDLQPEEAGSYILVSNMYARGGVFDEAAKVRTLMNDLKMNKEAGCSWIEVGNRFHYFVASDMDHPKSTEIYAELDLLKVLIKKNCDDRCDLHLI; this is encoded by the coding sequence ATGCCTCTTAGAAACACAATCACTTGGACTTCTCTCATAAAGGGATACTCTGACATTGGTGACTTTGAATCTGTCTTCTACATTGCACATGATATGTTTCACAGCAACGAGAAGTTTAACGAGCATACATGCTCGGTGATTTTGGAGGCATGTAGTTCACTTGAAGACCGGAGAAGTTTGGAACAGGTTCATGGTTCTGCTGTAAAAAGTGGGCTTCAGAAGAATGTTTTTGCGGCCACTTCTTTGGTTTCTATGTACTCTAGAAGTGGCTTCTTGGGTGGCGCACAGAAAGTGTTCAATGACATGGATTACAATGATGTTCAGTGTTTAAATTATATGATCTTGGAATATGGGAAGGCAGGCTATGGAGAGAAAGCAATTGGGGTCTTTATAGATGTTCTGAGTTCTGGCTTGGAGCCATTTGATTATACCTTTACAAATTTGATTAGCGCTTGCGATGGAGATGTGGGTGCGGATGAATGCTTGCAATTACATGGACTTGCTGTCAAATATAGTATTATGGGTGAAACTTCTGTTGGAAATGCAGTAATAACCATGTATGGAAAGCACCGGATGGTTGAAGAAGCTGGGGCAATGTTTTATTTATTGGGTGAGAGAAATTTAATTTCTTGGACCCCGCTTCTGTCAATGTATGTTAAAAATGGCCGTGATGATATGGCTCTCGAtgctttcttaaaaatactCGATCGAGGTATATGTGTTGATTCTAACTGTTTATGTACTGTGCTTGATGCCTGTTCAGAGTGCAGAAATCTGGAATTGGGATGTCAGATCCATGCATTTTGCATAAAGCTTGATTTTGTCTCTTGGATCAATGTTGGCACTGCATTGATTGACATGTACGCTAGATGTGGGAGCCTTCAATCTGCAAGACAGGTTTTTGATTGCCTTTCAGGTAAAAACACCGCTTCATTTAATGCAGTACTTGTTGGATTTATGGAACCACATAAAGATGTTGAAGAGGATTCCATGGTCTTATTTAGTCAGTTAAGATCTTCTGGTATAAATCCAGATTTTATAACGTATTCACAGTTCCTTAGTGTAGCAGCTGAAGAAGCTTGCTTAGAAAGGGGGAAGagtctccatgcttgcattaTTAAAGCTGGATTTGAAGCCAAATCCACTGTAGCTAATGCTGTAATTACCATGTATGCCAAATGTGGTAGCATTGAAGAAGCTTATCAAATGTTCAATGATATGAATAGTTGTGATTCCGTATCCTGGAACCCCATAATTTCGGCGCATGCCCTTCATGGAGAAGGCAACAAAGTACTTTCACTTTTTAAATCCATGAAGGAAGTAGGATTTGCCCCAGATGAGATCACGTTATTGGCTACTCTTCAAGCTTGCAGTTACGCTGGACTATGGGAAACTGGGTTACGCTTATTCAACGAAATGGAGCCAAAGTATGGAACTAAGTCAGGAATTGAGCACTTTGTATGCACGGTGGATCTTCTGGGTCGGTCTGGGAATTTTTCAGAAGCCATCGATTTCATCAACAAAAGTCCATTTCCAGATTCACCTTTGCTTTGGAGAACTTTAGTCAATGTGAATTTGAATTATGGCATGTTAGCCTCAAAACGTTTGCTTGACTTGCAACCTGAAGAGGCTGGGTCTTACATACTTGTTTCAAATATGTATGCTCgaggaggagtgtttgatgaggCTGCAAAGGTTCGAACCCTTATGAATGACTTGAAAATGAATAAAGAAGCAGGATGCAGTTGGATTGAAGTTGGTAAtagatttcattattttgttgCAAGTGATATGGACCATCCAAAAAGTACTGAAATTTATGCAGAACTCGATCTATTAaaggttttaataaaaaaaaactgtgatGATAGATGTGATCTCCATCTGATTTGA